One Pyrus communis chromosome 4, drPyrComm1.1, whole genome shotgun sequence genomic region harbors:
- the LOC137731587 gene encoding ABC transporter B family member 11-like has protein sequence MAEENPVNGDVIKEEGTTASNGKSAVVDSENNAQDTSKSKEDGTKTVPFHKLFSFADSLDYLLMSVGTISAIGNGICMPLMTIILGDVINSFGGAGNTKGVVDAVSEVALKFVYLAVAAAALSFLQMSCWMVTGERQASRIRSLYLKTIIRQDVGFFDKETNTGEIVGRMSGDTVLIQAAMGEKVGSFIQLIATFIGGFVIAFVKGWLLTLVMLSSLPLLVLSGAVIGIIISKLASQGQTAYSQAAIVVEQTIGSIRTVASFTGEKQAIANYNNSLIKAYNSGVQEGLASGFGIGAVMLVMMCSYALAIWFGGKMILERGYTGGEVINVIFAVLTGSMSLGQASPSMNAFAAGQAAAYKMFETINRKPEIDAYDTNGKQLHDIHGDIELRDVHFSYPARPDEQVFHGFSLSIPSGVTAALVGESGSGKSTVISLIERFYDPQAGEVLIDGINLKEFQLKWIRQKIGLVSQEPVLFTSSIKDNIAYGKDGATDEEIVAASELANAAKFIDKLPQGLDTMVGEHGAQLSGGQKQRVAIARAILKDPRILLLDEATSALDAESERVVQEALDRIMVNRTTVIVAHRLSTVRDADTIAVIHRGTIVEKGPHSELIKDPDGAYSQLIRLQEMSSVSEQTSVNDHERPEIISMDYRKHSRQRLSNLRSISKGSSGRGSSSHHSFSVSYDVPSAVGVPETAHAGSDIPESASSSAPPEVSLRRLAYLNKPEIPVLLLGTIAAAANGAILPTFGVLISSVIKSFFEPPHELRRDSKFWALIFIVLGVASFIVLPARQYLFAVAGCKLIKRVRSLCFEKVVYMEVSWFDDPEHSSGAIGARLSADAASLRGLVGDALALVVENLAMAIAGLVIAFVANWQLALIILVLLPLLGVTGYVQVKFMTGFSADAKKMYEEASQVATDAVGSIRTIASFCAEEKVMELYQRKCEGPIKTGIRRGLISGIGFGLSFFFLFSVYACSFYAGARLVAAGKTTFSDVFRVFFALTITAVGVSQSGSLAPDVSKVKCSAASIFAILDRKSKIDSSDDSGKTIENVKGEIEFRHVSFKYPTRPDVQIFEDLCLTIHPGKTVALVGESGSGKSTVVSLLQRFYDPDSGYITLDGMEIQKLQLKWLRQQMGLVSQEPVLFNDTIRANIAYGKEGDATEAEIIAAAELANAHKFISSLQQGYDTTVGERGVQLSGGQKQRVAIARVIMKAPKILLLDEATSALDAESERVVQDALDRVMVDRTTVVIAHRLSTIRSADLIAVVKNGVIAEKGKHETLLNVEDGIYASLVALHASASL, from the exons ATGGCTGAGGAAAATCCTGTTAATGGAGATGTAATCAAGGAGGAGGGCACGACAGCATCAAACGGAAAGTCAGCAGTGGTGGATTCTGAAAACAACGCACAAGATACAAGCAAGAGCAAGGAGGATGGCACCAAAACGGTTCCATTTCACAAGCTTTTCTCCTTTGCTGATTCCTTGGATTACCTGTTAATGTCTGTTGGTACAATCAGCGCCATTGGAAATGGGATCTGTATGCCTCTCATGACCATAATCCTTGGAGATGTGATTAATTCTTTTGGAGGAGCGGGGAATACCAAAGGCGTGGTTGATGCAGTTTCCGAG GTGGCTCTAAAGTTCGTTTATTTGGCTGTGGCAGCTGCTGCTCTTTCATTTCTAC AAATGTCTTGCTGGATGGTCACTGGAGAGAGACAAGCTTCACGAATAAGAAGTTTATACTTGAAAACAATTATAAGGCAAGATGTTGGCTTTTTTGATAAAGAAACGAACACTGGGGAAATTGTTGGGAGGATGTCAGGTGATACCGTGCTCATTCAAGCGGCAATGGGCGAAAAG GTAGGAAGTTTTATCCAATTAATTGCAACATTCATCGGAGGCTTTGTTATAGCATTTGTGAAGGGATGGCTTCTCACCCTTGTCATGCTATCATCTCTTCCCCTTCTCGTCCTCTCTGGTGCCGTCATAGGCATAATTATATCGAAGTTGGCATCCCAGGGGCAAACTGCTTATTCACAGGCAGCAATTGTAGTAGAGCAGACAATTGGTTCAATAAGAACT GTTGCATCCTTTACAGGAGAAAAACAAGCTATAGCTAATTACAACAACTCCTTAATTAAGGCATACAATTCTGGTGTGCAAGAGGGCTTGGCATCTGGATTTGGAATTGGAGCGGTAATGCTTGTTATGATGTGTAGTTATGCTTTGGCTATATGGTTTGGCGGAAAGATGATTCTTGAAAGAGGATATACAGGAGGAGAAGTAATAAATGTAATTTTCGCTGTGCTGACTGGTTCCAT GTCTCTTGGGCAAGCATCTCCATCCATGAATGCATTTGCTGCTGGACAAGCTGCAGCTTATAAGATGTTTGAGACGATTAACAGAAAGCCGGAGATAGATGCTTATGATACTAATGGGAAGCAGTTGCACGATATACACGGAGACATAGAACTGAGggatgttcattttagttatccTGCGAGACCAGATGAACAAGTATTCCATGGATTTTCACTCTCAATACCTAGTGGTGTAACTGCTGCTCTGGTTGGAGAGAGCGGAAGTGGTAAATCAACTGTAATCAGTTTGATTGAGAGATTTTATGACCCCCAAGCTGGTGAAGTTCTTATTGATGGTATTAATCTGAAAGAGTTCCAGCTGAAATGGATCAGACAGAAAATAGGCCTTGTCAGCCAGGAACCCGTTTTGTTTACCTCTAGCATTAAAGATAACATTGCCTACGGGAAGGATGGTGCCACTGATGAAGAAATAGTGGCTGCTTCTGAACTTGCTAATGCTGCTAAATTCATAGACAAACTGCCTCAG GGGCTCGACACAATGGTTGGTGAACATGGAGCTCAGCTGTCTGGGGGCCAAAAGCAGAGAGTTGCCATAGCTAGAGCAATTCTGAAAGACCCAAGAATTCTACTATTAGATGAAGCCACAAGTGCTCTTGATGCAGAATCTGAGAGAGTTGTGCAGGAGGCACTGGACAGAATTATGGTAAACCGCACCACAGTCATTGTAGCCCACCGTTTGAGCACAGTAAGGGATGCTGACACCATTGCTGTTATACACAGGGGAACAATTGTCGAAAAAG GTCCACATTCTGAGCTAATCAAGGACCCTGATGGAGCATATAGCCAGCTTATAAGGTTGCAAGAAATGAGCAGTGTGTCAGAACAAACTTCTGTGAATGATCATGAAAGGCCAGAAATTATAAGTATGGATTATCGGAAACATTCAAGACAAAGACTTTCAAACTTACGATCCATAAGCAAGGGATCATCTGGAAGAGGAAGTAGCAGTCATCATTCCTTCTCAGTCTCATATGATGTGCCCTCTGCAGTAGGTGTCCCTGAAACAGCACATGCAGGATCTGATATTCCTGAGTCAGCATCATCAAGCGCGCCTCCAGAAGTTTCACTTCGTCGCCTGGCTTACTTGAACAAGCCAGAGATCCCTGTTTTATTACTTGGTACCATAGCCGCAGCAGCCAATGGGGCAATCTTACCTACTTTTGGGGTACTGATATCCAGTGTAATCAAGTCCTTCTTTGAGCCAcctcatgaactccgaagggaCTCTAAGTTTTGGGCCTTAATCTTCATTGTTCTAGGAGTGGCATCTTTCATAGTACTTCCCGCAAGACAGTACCTTTTTGCTGTGGCTGGTTGTAAATTAATAAAACGAGTCCGATCTCTGTGCTTTGAGAAGGTGGTTTACATGGAAGTAAGTTGGTTTGACGATCCTGAGCACTCGAGTGGTGCAATTGGTGCAAGGCTTTCTGCAGATGCAGCTTCTCTGCGAGGGCTGGTTGGAGATGCTCTAGCTTTGGTTGTTGAGAATCTAGCAATGGCAATTGCTGGTTTGGTGATTGCTTTTGTGGCAAATTGGCAACTCGCTCTTATAATCCTCGTTCTGCTTCCGCTGTTAGGAGTAACTGGTTACGTTCAAGTCAAGTTCATGACAGGATTCAGTGCAGATGCAAAG AAAATGTACGAGGAGGCAAGTCAAGTAGCGACTGATGCTGTAGGGAGTATTAGAACAATTGCTTCCTTCTGTGCTGAAGAGAAGGTGATGGAGTTATACCAGAGAAAATGTGAAGGCCCTATTAAGACAGGGATAAGACGAGGGTTAATCAGTGGGATAGGATTTGGGCtatcattcttttttcttttttctgtgtACGCGTGTAGTTTTTATGCTGGTGCCCGACTAGTTGCAGCAGGCAAGACGACATTCTCTGATGTTTTCCGG GTTTTCTTTGCTCTCACTATAACAGCTGTCGGAGTGTCTCAGTCTGGATCCCTAGCCCCTGATGTAAGTAAAGTAAAATGCTCTGCTGCTTCCATATTTGCAATTCTCGACCGGAAATCAAAGATAGACTCCAGTGATGACTCAGGAAAAACTATAGAAAATGTTAAGGGAGAAATTGAATTTCGACATGTGAGTTTCAAGTATCCAACCAGACCTGACGTTCAAATTTTTGAGGATCTTTGCTTGACCATCCATCCTGGCAAG ACAGTTGCTCTGGTGGGAGAAAGCGGAAGTGGGAAATCAACAGTCGTCTCCTTGTTGCAGAGATTTTATGATCCTGATTCAGGTTACATTACACTAGATGGAATGGAAATCCAAAAGCTACAGTTAAAGTGGTTGAGACAGCAAATGGGGCTGGTGAGCCAGGAGCCTGTATTGTTTAATGACACAATCCGAGCCAACATTGCATATGGAAAGGAAGGGGATGCAACAGAAGCTGAAATTATAGCTGCAGCAGAATTGGCAAACGCTCACAAATTCATCAGTAGTTTACAACAG GGTTATGACACAACCGTAGGAGAGCGGGGTGTTCAGTTGTCCGGTGGACAGAAGCAAAGGGTGGCAATTGCAAGAGTCATAATGAAGGCCCCAAAGATTTTACTACTAGATGAAGCCACAAGTGCGCTTGATGCTGAATCTGAACGCGTTGTTCAAGATGCATTGGATCGTGTCATGGTGGATCGAACCACGGTGGTGATTGCTCATCGGTTATCCACGATCAGGAGTGCAGATTTAATAGCCGTGGTGAAAAATGGAGTGATTGCAGAGAAAGGAAAGCATGAAACTTTGCTCAATGTCGAGGATGGCATTTATGCTTCTTTGGTAGCACTCCATGCAAGTGCCTCATTGTAG
- the LOC137731992 gene encoding ABC transporter B family member 11-like, with protein MAEENPVNGDVIKEEGTTASNGNSAVVDSENNAQDTSKSKEDGTKTVPFHKLFYFADSLDYLLMSVGTISAIGNGICMPLMTIILGEVINSFGGAGNTKGVVDAVSEVALKFVYLAVAAAALSFLQMSCWMVTGERQASRIRSLYLKTIIRQDVGFFDKETNTGEIVGRMSGDTVLIQAAMGEKVGSFIQLIATFIGGFVIAFVKGWLLTLVMLSSLPLLVLSGAVIGIIISKLASQGQTAYSQAAIVVEQTIGSIRTVASFTGEKQAIANYNNSLIKAYNSGVQEGLTSGFGIGTVMLVMMCSYALATWFGGKMILERGYTGGEVINVIFAVLTGSMSLGQASPSMNAFAAGQAAAYKMFETINRKPEIDAYDTNGKQLHDIHGDIELRDVHFSYPARPDEQVFHGFSLSIPSGVTAALVGESGSGKSTVISLIERFYDLQAGEVLIDGINLKEFQLKWIRQKIGLVSQEPVLFTSSIKDNIAYGKDGATDEEIVAASELANAAKFIDKLPQGLDTMVGEHGAQLSGGQKQRVAIARAILKDPRILLLDEATSALDAESERVVQEALDRIMVNRTTVIVAHRLSTVRDADTIAVIHRGTIVEKGPHSELIKDPDGAYSQLIRLQEMSSVSEQTSVNDHEGPEIISMDYRKHSRQRLSNLRSISKGSSGRGSSSHHSFSVSYDVPSAVGVPETAHTGSDIPESASSSAPPEVSLRRLAYLNKPEIPVLLLGTIAAGANGAILPTFGVLISSVIKSFFEPPHELRKDSEFWVLIFIVLGVASFIVLPARHYLFAVAGCKLIKRVRSLCFEKVVYMEASWFDDPEHSSGAIGARLSADAASLRGLVGDALALVVGNLAMAIAGLVIAFVANWQLALIILVLLPLLGVTGYVQVKFMTGFSADAKKMYEEASQVATDAVGSIRTIASFCAEEKVMELYQRKCEGPIKTGIRRGLISGIGFGLSFFFLFSVYACSFYAGARLVAAGKTTFSDVFRVFFALTITAVGVSQSGSLAPDVSKVKCSAASIFAILDRKSKIDSSDDSGKTIENVKGEIEFRHVSFKYPTRPDVQIFEDLCLTIHPGKTVALVGESGSGKSTVVSLLQRFYDPDSGYITLDGMEIQKLQLKWLRQQMGLVSQEPVLFNDTIRANIAYGKEGDATEAEIIAAAELANAHKFISSLQQGYDTTVGERGVRLSGGQKQRVAIARAIMKAPKILLLDEATSALDAESERVVQDALDRVMVDRTTVVIAHRLSTIRSADLIAVVKNGVIAEKGKHETLLNVEDGIYASLVALHAVPHRRELCKEVN; from the exons ATGGCTGAGGAAAATCCTGTTAATGGAGATGTAATCAAGGAGGAGGGCACGACAGCATCAAACGGAAACTCAGCAGTGGTGGATTCTGAAAACAACGCACAAGATACAAGCAAGAGCAAGGAGGATGGCACCAAAACGGTTCCATTTCACAAGCTTTTCTACTTTGCTGATTCCTTGGATTACCTGTTAATGTCTGTTGGTACAATCAGCGCCATTGGAAATGGGATCTGTATGCCTCTCATGACCATAATCCTTGGAGAAGTGATTAATTCTTTTGGAGGAGCGGGGAATACCAAAGGCGTGGTTGATGCAGTTTCCGAG GTGGCTCTAAAGTTCGTTTATTTGGCTGTGGCAGCTGCTGCTCTTTCATTTCTAC AAATGTCTTGCTGGATGGTCACTGGAGAGAGACAAGCTTCACGAATAAGAAGTTTATACTTGAAAACAATTATAAGGCAAGATGTTGGCTTTTTTGATAAAGAAACGAACACTGGGGAAATTGTTGGGAGGATGTCAGGTGATACCGTGCTCATTCAAGCGGCAATGGGCGAAAAG GTAGGAAGTTTTATCCAATTAATTGCAACATTCATCGGAGGCTTTGTTATAGCATTTGTGAAGGGATGGCTTCTCACCCTTGTCATGCTATCATCTCTTCCCCTTCTCGTCCTCTCTGGTGCCGTCATAGGCATAATTATATCGAAGTTGGCATCCCAGGGGCAAACTGCTTATTCACAGGCAGCAATTGTAGTAGAGCAGACAATTGGTTCAATAAGAACT GTTGCATCCTTTACAGGAGAAAAACAAGCTATAGCTAATTACAACAACTCCTTAATTAAGGCATACAATTCTGGTGTGCAAGAGGGCTTGACATCTGGATTTGGAATTGGAACGGTAATGCTTGTTATGATGTGTAGTTATGCTTTGGCTACATGGTTTGGCGGAAAGATGATTCTTGAAAGAGGATATACAGGAGGAGAAGTAATAAATGTAATTTTCGCTGTGCTGACTGGTTCCAT GTCTCTTGGGCAAGCATCTCCATCCATGAATGCATTTGCTGCTGGACAAGCTGCAGCTTATAAGATGTTTGAGACGATTAACAGAAAGCCGGAGATAGATGCTTATGATACTAATGGGAAGCAGTTGCACGATATACACGGAGACATAGAACTGAGggatgttcattttagttatccTGCGAGACCAGATGAACAAGTATTCCATGGATTTTCACTCTCAATACCTAGTGGTGTAACTGCTGCTTTGGTTGGAGAGAGCGGAAGTGGTAAATCAACTGTAATCAGTTTGATTGAGAGATTTTATGACCTCCAAGCTGGTGAAGTTCTTATTGATGGTATTAATCTGAAAGAGTTCCAGCTGAAATGGATCAGACAGAAAATAGGCCTTGTCAGCCAGGAACCCGTTTTGTTTACCTCTAGCATTAAAGATAACATTGCCTACGGGAAGGATGGTGCCACTGATGAAGAAATAGTGGCTGCTTCTGAGCTTGCTAATGCTGCTAAATTCATAGACAAACTGCCTCAG GGACTCGACACAATGGTTGGTGAACATGGAGCTCAGCTGTCTGGGGGCCAAAAGCAGAGAGTTGCCATAGCTAGAGCAATTCTGAAAGACCCAAGGATTCTACTATTAGATGAAGCCACAAGTGCTCTTGATGCAGAATCTGAGAGAGTTGTGCAGGAGGCACTGGACAGAATTATGGTAAACCGCACCACAGTCATTGTAGCCCACCGTTTGAGCACAGTAAGGGATGCTGACACCATTGCTGTTATACACAGGGGAACAATTGTCGAAAAAG GTCCACATTCTGAGCTAATCAAGGACCCTGATGGAGCATATAGCCAGCTTATAAGGTTGCAAGAAATGAGCAGTGTGTCAGAGCAAACTTCTGTGAATGATCATGAAGGGCCAGAAATTATAAGTATGGATTATCGGAAACATTCAAGACAAAGACTTTCAAACTTACGATCCATAAGCAAGGGATCATCTGGAAGAGGAAGTAGCAGTCATCATTCCTTCTCAGTCTCGTATGATGTGCCCTCTGCAGTAGGTGTCCCTGAAACAGCGCATACAGGATCTGATATTCCTGAGTCAGCATCATCAAGCGCGCCTCCAGAAGTTTCACTTCGTCGCCTGGCTTACTTGAACAAGCCAGAGATCCCTGTTTTATTACTTGGTACCATAGCCGCAGGAGCCAATGGGGCAATCTTACCTACTTTTGGGGTACTGATATCCAGTGTAATCAAGTCCTTCTTTGAGCCACCTCATGAACTCCGAAAGGACTCTGAGTTTTGGGTCTTAATCTTCATTGTTCTAGGAGTGGCATCTTTCATAGTACTTCCCGCAAGACACTACCTTTTTGCTGTGGCTGGTTGTAAATTAATAAAACGAGTCCGATCTCTGTGCTTTGAGAAGGTAGTTTACATGGAAGCAAGTTGGTTTGACGATCCTGAGCACTCGAGTGGTGCAATTGGTGCAAGGCTTTCTGCAGATGCAGCTTCTCTGCGAGGGCTGGTTGGAGATGCTCTAGCTTTGGTTGTTGGGAATCTAGCAATGGCAATTGCTGGTTTGGTGATTGCTTTTGTGGCAAATTGGCAACTCGCTCTTATAATCCTCGTTCTGCTTCCGCTGTTAGGAGTAACTGGTTACGTTCAAGTCAAGTTCATGACAGGATTCAGTGCAGATGCAAAG AAAATGTACGAGGAGGCAAGTCAAGTAGCGACTGATGCTGTAGGGAGTATTAGAACAATTGCTTCCTTCTGTGCTGAAGAGAAGGTGATGGAGTTATACCAGAGAAAATGTGAAGGCCCAATTAAGACAGGGATAAGACGAGGGTTAATCAGTGGGATAGGATTTGGGCtatcattcttttttcttttttctgtgtACGCGTGTAGTTTTTATGCTGGTGCCCGACTAGTTGCAGCAGGCAAGACGACATTCTCTGATGTTTTCCGG GTTTTCTTTGCTCTCACTATAACAGCTGTTGGAGTGTCTCAGTCTGGATCCCTAGCCCCTGATGTAAGTAAAGTAAAATGCTCTGCTGCTTCCATATTTGCAATTCTCGACCGGAAATCAAAGATAGACTCCAGTGATGACTCAGGAAAAACTATAGAAAATGTTAAGGGAGAAATTGAATTTCGACATGTGAGTTTCAAGTATCCAACCAGACCTGACGTTCAAATTTTTGAGGATCTTTGCTTGACCATCCATCCTGGCAAG ACAGTTGCTCTGGTGGGAGAAAGCGGAAGTGGGAAATCAACAGTCGTCTCCTTGTTGCAGAGATTTTATGATCCTGATTCAGGTTACATTACACTAGATGGAATGGAAATCCAAAAGCTACAGTTAAAGTGGTTGAGACAGCAAATGGGGCTGGTGAGCCAGGAGCCTGTATTGTTTAATGACACAATCCGAGCCAACATTGCATATGGAAAGGAAGGGGATGCAACAGAAGCTGAAATTATAGCTGCAGCAGAATTGGCAAACGCTCACAAATTCATCAGTAGTTTGCAACAG GGTTATGATACAACCGTAGGAGAGCGGGGTGTTCGGTTGTCCGGTGGACAGAAGCAAAGGGTGGCAATTGCAAGAGCCATAATGAAGGCCCCAAAGATTTTACTACTAGATGAAGCCACAAGTGCGCTTGATGCTGAATCCGAACGCGTTGTTCAAGATGCATTGGATCGTGTCATGGTGGATCGAACCACGGTGGTGATTGCTCATCGGTTATCCACGATCAGGAGTGCAGATTTAATAGCCGTGGTGAAAAATGGAGTGATTGCAGAGAAAGGAAAGCATGAAACTTTGCTCAATGTCGAGGATGGCATTTATGCTTCTTTGGTAGCACTCCATGCAGTGCCTCATCGTAGAGAGCTTTGCAAAGAGGTAAATTAG